One genomic window of Luteitalea pratensis includes the following:
- a CDS encoding Gfo/Idh/MocA family protein — MRKPEATRRQFLQATGLTAAAAFAGARIAAQPQLPGPPAKKLGFAVVGLGSLAINQILPAFAHCRHAKATALVSGDAAKAKSLATTYGVPESGLYSYETYDRLKDNADVDIVYVVLPNSMHPEYTVRAHKAGKHVLCEKPMANTPQDCEAMIAAAKAAGKKLMIGYRLRYEPNNMAMIKMAREQEFGKPKVILCEAGFSIGDPKQWRLKKALAGGGSLMDIGIYALNAARYLSGEEPVAINAISYTTPGDVRFADGVEETINFQLRFPSGVLANCVSSYGVGLNRFRVHAEKASFELEPALSYSDLRMRVLRGGTVELRSLPERNQFALEMDHMAECVQGNAEPRTPGEEGLKDLRAMMAIYEAARSSKTVTLNA; from the coding sequence ATGCGTAAGCCCGAGGCCACCCGTCGACAGTTCCTCCAGGCCACGGGCCTGACCGCGGCCGCCGCGTTCGCGGGGGCTCGGATCGCCGCGCAGCCGCAACTGCCAGGCCCGCCAGCGAAGAAACTCGGGTTCGCGGTCGTCGGCCTGGGCAGCCTGGCGATCAACCAGATCCTGCCAGCGTTCGCGCACTGCCGGCATGCGAAGGCGACCGCGCTGGTCAGCGGTGACGCGGCGAAGGCGAAATCGCTCGCCACGACCTACGGCGTACCGGAATCGGGTCTCTACAGCTACGAGACCTACGACCGGTTGAAGGACAACGCCGATGTCGACATCGTCTACGTCGTGTTGCCCAACAGCATGCACCCGGAGTACACGGTGCGGGCGCACAAGGCCGGCAAGCACGTGCTGTGCGAGAAGCCGATGGCCAATACGCCGCAGGACTGCGAGGCGATGATCGCCGCGGCGAAGGCCGCCGGAAAGAAGCTGATGATCGGCTATCGCCTGCGGTATGAGCCGAACAACATGGCGATGATCAAGATGGCTCGCGAGCAGGAGTTCGGCAAGCCGAAGGTGATCCTGTGTGAAGCCGGTTTCAGCATCGGCGATCCGAAGCAGTGGCGGCTCAAGAAGGCATTGGCCGGTGGCGGATCGCTGATGGACATCGGCATCTACGCGCTGAACGCGGCGCGGTACCTCTCCGGTGAGGAACCGGTGGCGATCAACGCGATCTCCTACACCACCCCTGGTGATGTGCGCTTTGCCGATGGCGTCGAGGAGACGATCAACTTCCAGCTGCGCTTCCCGAGTGGTGTGCTCGCCAATTGTGTCTCCAGCTATGGCGTCGGCCTCAACCGGTTCCGCGTCCACGCCGAGAAGGCCTCGTTCGAACTCGAACCGGCGCTGAGCTACAGCGACCTGCGGATGCGCGTGCTGCGCGGCGGTACGGTCGAACTGCGATCGCTGCCCGAGCGCAATCAGTTCGCCCTCGAGATGGACCATATGGCCGAGTGCGTGCAGGGCAACGCGGAGCCGCGCACGCCGGGTGAGGAAGGCCTGAAGGACCTGCGCGCGATGATGGCGATCTACGAGGCGGCCAGGAGCAGCAAGACCGTGACGCTCAACGCCTGA
- a CDS encoding hybrid sensor histidine kinase/response regulator, which produces MIGQRDLAGLVDGPGPWRARLLVLILRVTLIAGVLVYLPSAYVALAKGLPSIALAATLALVVVLTLVLSPGVAFRWSATFYCLNFYVLGVALIVWFRPMSQIFLFAVTTFTTILLGLRVGFVSSILCTLTLLAMGLIGWAAPGVLWPGRSVDLTSWGVITLSFALVNMVVTLAIGVVLAMLDDALEREIGARVSLDRERTVLRTLIDTLPDIIFTKDRQGRYVIVNAATLAQADVAREADLIGKLDSDVFPPERAHDYLEGDRRVFGGEELRNVEVRTVRADGRTTWHLTTKVPLLDASGAPTGLIGIGRDITDRKRAEAERSHLLSRLQVQIERMPLAYLTTDADFRFTRWNPAAERLFGYSEAEVLGRHPFDVIVTEQSRADMTRIFAEVVAGNMDAHVEAENRTRDGRTITCEWHNTPIIEADGTFAGLLSLAQDVTERHNLEHQLRQAQKMEAVGQLAGGVAHDFNNLLTLINGYSELLLADQQLGAVARASAQAIREAGERATTLTRQLLGFSRKSLLQPRVLDLNTVVADTSAMLRRLIGENIILSTVLAPRLHHVKIDPSQLNQVLMNLVVNARDAMPSGGRLTLETGNVMRGAENEEGAAETPSFAHAMLSITDTGGGMTPDVMARIFEPFYTTKPVGVGTGLGLAMVFGVVRQSGGSIDVQSAPGSGSRFTLYFPAVADPIPAEVVATEAVPDVSGHETILIVEDEENVRELLLRSLARHGYTLLTANDGHDALRVATRHKGGIDLVLTDVVMPHMGGPELVTSLRTRLPAVKALFMSGYTDDAMVRHGLLMADVSFIQKPYTPLALARKIRDVLDDVPEAGAIRAH; this is translated from the coding sequence GTGATCGGACAGCGTGACCTCGCGGGACTGGTCGACGGTCCCGGACCGTGGCGAGCCAGGCTGCTCGTACTCATCCTGCGAGTCACCCTGATCGCGGGCGTCCTGGTCTATCTCCCGAGCGCCTATGTGGCGCTGGCCAAGGGCCTGCCGTCCATTGCCCTCGCCGCCACGCTGGCCCTGGTGGTGGTGCTCACCCTGGTGCTCTCGCCCGGCGTGGCGTTCCGCTGGAGCGCCACCTTCTACTGCCTGAATTTCTACGTGCTGGGCGTGGCCCTGATCGTCTGGTTCCGGCCGATGAGCCAGATCTTCCTCTTCGCGGTCACAACCTTCACGACCATCCTGCTCGGGCTCCGTGTCGGGTTCGTGTCGTCGATTCTGTGCACGCTCACGCTCCTGGCCATGGGGCTGATCGGCTGGGCCGCGCCTGGCGTCCTCTGGCCTGGCCGGTCGGTGGACCTGACGTCATGGGGCGTGATCACGCTCAGTTTCGCGCTGGTCAACATGGTGGTCACGCTGGCGATCGGCGTCGTGCTCGCCATGCTGGACGATGCGCTGGAGCGTGAGATCGGGGCGCGAGTCTCCCTCGACCGTGAGCGGACGGTGCTGCGGACGCTCATCGACACGCTGCCGGACATCATCTTCACCAAGGACAGGCAGGGCCGCTACGTCATCGTCAACGCGGCGACCCTGGCCCAGGCCGACGTCGCGCGCGAGGCGGATCTGATCGGCAAGTTGGATAGTGATGTGTTCCCCCCGGAGCGAGCCCACGATTACCTGGAAGGCGACCGTCGTGTCTTCGGCGGCGAGGAGTTGCGCAACGTCGAAGTGCGCACGGTTCGCGCCGATGGCCGGACAACATGGCACCTCACGACCAAGGTGCCGCTCCTGGACGCCTCCGGTGCCCCCACAGGCCTCATCGGCATCGGCCGCGACATCACGGACAGGAAACGGGCGGAGGCCGAGCGCAGCCATCTGCTGTCCCGGCTCCAGGTCCAGATCGAGCGCATGCCGCTTGCGTACCTGACGACCGATGCCGACTTCCGGTTCACACGCTGGAACCCGGCCGCCGAACGGCTGTTCGGGTACAGCGAAGCGGAGGTGTTGGGACGGCACCCGTTCGACGTCATCGTGACCGAGCAGTCGCGGGCCGACATGACGCGAATCTTCGCCGAGGTCGTCGCGGGCAATATGGACGCCCACGTCGAGGCGGAGAACCGCACCAGGGACGGCCGGACCATCACCTGCGAGTGGCACAACACACCGATCATCGAGGCGGACGGGACCTTCGCCGGCCTGCTCTCGCTCGCGCAGGACGTCACCGAACGGCACAACCTCGAACACCAGTTGCGGCAGGCGCAGAAGATGGAGGCGGTCGGACAACTCGCCGGTGGCGTGGCGCACGACTTCAACAACCTGCTGACGTTGATCAACGGATACAGTGAACTGTTGTTGGCCGACCAGCAGTTGGGTGCCGTGGCCCGGGCCTCGGCGCAGGCCATTCGCGAGGCGGGCGAACGGGCCACGACTCTCACGCGACAACTGCTCGGCTTCAGCCGCAAGTCGCTGCTGCAGCCGCGCGTCCTCGACCTCAACACTGTCGTCGCCGACACCAGCGCGATGCTGCGACGATTGATCGGCGAGAACATCATCCTCTCGACGGTGCTCGCGCCGCGACTGCACCACGTCAAGATCGATCCCAGCCAGCTGAATCAGGTATTGATGAACCTGGTCGTGAACGCACGCGACGCGATGCCTTCAGGTGGACGCCTGACGCTCGAGACGGGCAACGTCATGCGCGGAGCCGAGAACGAGGAGGGTGCGGCCGAGACGCCGTCCTTCGCGCACGCGATGTTGTCGATCACCGATACCGGAGGCGGCATGACGCCGGACGTGATGGCACGTATCTTCGAGCCCTTCTACACGACCAAGCCGGTCGGTGTCGGCACTGGATTGGGACTGGCGATGGTGTTCGGCGTCGTCCGCCAGAGCGGCGGCAGCATCGACGTGCAGAGCGCGCCAGGTAGTGGATCGCGCTTCACGCTCTACTTCCCCGCCGTGGCCGATCCGATCCCGGCCGAGGTCGTCGCGACAGAGGCGGTGCCCGACGTCAGCGGCCACGAGACGATCCTGATCGTCGAGGACGAGGAGAACGTGCGTGAGCTGCTCCTGCGCAGCCTGGCAAGACATGGCTACACACTGCTCACCGCGAATGACGGCCACGACGCGCTTCGTGTCGCGACGCGGCACAAGGGCGGCATCGACCTCGTCCTGACCGACGTCGTCATGCCCCACATGGGTGGACCCGAACTGGTGACGTCGCTGCGCACCAGGCTTCCCGCCGTGAAAGCGCTCTTCATGAGCGGCTACACCGACGATGCGATGGTGCGTCACGGGTTGTTGATGGCCGACGTCTCGTTCATCCAGAAGCCCTATACGCCGCTGGCGCTGGCGCGCAAGATCCGCGACGTCCTCGACGACGTGCCGGAGGCGGGGGCGATCCGCGCACATTGA
- a CDS encoding DNA-3-methyladenine glycosylase family protein, which produces MSQTVVPVKGQFDWPTQRSWMSSRAIDDVELVGSDSYRRTTAIGAVPAVVEVTCLPSAPTVEVKVRTLAPCDVGAVAARVTRVLDLDRDLLAMRGHFADDPFLAGALASHPTLRVPGGWDAFELAVRAVLGQQVTVRAARQLASDLVAICGSAMPVGLHALGLARLFPTAGQVAAADLGALRMPGARRATLTALARAAADDDRLFEAGGPLDDVIARLRAIKGIGEWTAHYIALRALRHPDAFPASDVGLLRGAARETGTRPTPDALLRRAERWRPCRAYAAQLLWAEDGDR; this is translated from the coding sequence GTGTCGCAAACAGTCGTTCCCGTGAAGGGGCAGTTCGACTGGCCCACCCAACGCTCCTGGATGTCGTCGCGCGCCATTGACGATGTGGAGTTGGTCGGTAGTGACAGCTATCGGCGTACGACTGCCATCGGTGCCGTTCCCGCCGTGGTCGAGGTGACCTGTCTCCCGTCGGCGCCTACCGTGGAGGTGAAGGTGCGGACCCTCGCACCGTGTGATGTGGGCGCCGTTGCCGCGCGGGTGACGCGGGTGCTGGATCTGGATCGCGACCTGCTGGCCATGAGGGGCCACTTCGCCGACGACCCGTTCCTCGCCGGCGCGCTGGCCTCGCATCCCACCTTGCGTGTGCCCGGCGGTTGGGACGCGTTCGAACTCGCCGTACGCGCGGTACTCGGTCAGCAGGTCACCGTCAGGGCCGCCCGTCAGTTGGCCTCCGATCTCGTGGCGATCTGTGGTTCAGCCATGCCCGTGGGCCTGCATGCCCTGGGACTCGCACGCCTGTTTCCGACCGCCGGGCAGGTGGCGGCAGCGGATCTGGGGGCGCTACGCATGCCGGGTGCTCGAAGAGCAACGCTGACGGCGTTGGCGCGTGCGGCGGCCGATGACGACCGATTGTTCGAGGCAGGTGGACCGCTGGACGACGTCATCGCGCGCCTGCGGGCCATCAAGGGGATCGGCGAGTGGACGGCACACTACATCGCCTTGCGCGCCTTGCGACACCCGGATGCGTTTCCCGCAAGCGACGTCGGCCTGCTGCGCGGCGCTGCCCGCGAGACCGGCACGCGACCCACACCCGACGCGTTGCTGCGGCGCGCCGAGCGTTGGCGTCCCTGCCGGGCCTATGCCGCCCAACTGCTCTGGGCCGAGGATGGTGATCGATGA
- a CDS encoding methylated-DNA--[protein]-cysteine S-methyltransferase, with product MTEPIVLHVGRIETPIGELLVAVTDEGRLVATYFAPPDDPQALLARAAGSAVRMRAHADPAGCCTALRAYFAGHLDAIETLPAAPVGTPFQREVWSALRMIPCGSTTSYGALARQLGRPAASRAVGLANGANPVSIVIPCHRVIGANGSLTGYGGGLDRKRWLLAHETRGAAPRLF from the coding sequence ATGACCGAACCGATCGTGTTGCACGTGGGCCGAATCGAGACGCCGATCGGCGAACTGCTCGTTGCGGTGACCGACGAGGGGCGCCTGGTGGCGACTTACTTCGCCCCGCCTGACGACCCGCAGGCATTGCTGGCACGGGCCGCGGGATCGGCTGTGCGGATGAGGGCGCACGCGGATCCTGCAGGCTGCTGCACGGCACTGCGGGCGTATTTCGCGGGCCACCTCGACGCCATCGAGACGCTGCCGGCGGCGCCCGTCGGGACGCCGTTCCAGCGGGAGGTGTGGAGTGCGCTGCGGATGATCCCGTGTGGCTCGACGACGTCGTATGGAGCGTTGGCGCGACAGTTGGGACGTCCGGCCGCGTCGCGGGCGGTGGGATTGGCCAACGGCGCCAACCCGGTCTCGATCGTCATCCCGTGTCATCGCGTCATCGGCGCGAATGGATCGCTCACGGGCTATGGCGGCGGGCTGGACCGCAAGCGCTGGCTGCTGGCGCACGAAACGAGGGGCGCTGCGCCGCGGCTGTTCTGA